Proteins encoded in a region of the Panicum hallii strain FIL2 chromosome 3, PHallii_v3.1, whole genome shotgun sequence genome:
- the LOC112885743 gene encoding pentatricopeptide repeat-containing protein At1g18900-like: MLRTKQLGTLTQCARSFYLNGSRCGSTDGASCSCPEDEDYAPKRQAASSIKQKSRSTHRASVKTQPPVQHVVGSIGQSTGHPTPAVHAIPSTSPPGKEPASSDRSNGPRNHHKILGSDYVQPSKQTARSISQSGIAGAGVYSELVNFRPASINGSTDQAPDMGANYSYQTLSDNHSSNNRAHNQHSFPEAKLPYNPSMGNDFEKGAPRAGCARPKQSFSGPSVVASGSPSQIRDQGRPGQQYANYHSNNFNSEARRDEVQTRNPSGLNGFSGSGNKFQSPTGTIKAHGGGPQSNLRSLKSLRAVEQYYHTLQQMKWGPMTEHVLDSLHCKIDAFQANQVLKLLHDHTIALGFFQWLKRQPGFKHDGHTYTTMIGILGQARQFGIMRKLLEEMSRAHCKPTVVTYNRIIHAYGRANYLREAVKVFEEMQEAGYEPDRVTYCTLIDIHAKAGYLDVAMDLYGRMQEVGLSPDTFTYSAMVNCLGKGGQLAAAYKLFCEMIENGCTPNLVTYNIMIALQAKARNYENVVKLYKDMQVAGFRPDKITYSIVMEVLGHCGHLDEAEAVFIEMRRDWAPDEPVYGLLVDLWGKAGNVDKALGWYQAMLQDGLQPNVPTCNSLLSAFLKINRFQDAYIVLQNMLAQGLVPSLQTYTLLLSCCTEAQAQMGLCCQLMSITGHPAHMFLLYLPDAEPGGQNVRDHTGYFLDMMHSEDRESKRGLMDAVIDFLHKSGLKEEAGLIWEVAAQKNVYPDSVREKSSSYWLINLHLMSEGTAVTALSRTLAWFHRQILTMGTAPERIDIVTGWGRRSRVTGSSLVRQSVQKLLNLFEFPFFTTRGNTGCFVGCGEPLNKWLHNPYVERMHLL, from the coding sequence ATGTTGAGGACAAAGCAACTCGGCACCCTAACTCAGTGTGCGAGATCCTTCTACCTTAATGGATCAAGGTGCGGTAGCACAGATGGAGCTTCATGCTCTTGCCCTGAGGATGAGGATTATGCTCCAAAGAGGCAGGCTGCAAGCAGTATCAAGCAGAAGTCTCGTTCAACGCACAGAGCTTCTGTGAAGACTCAGCCTCCTGTACAACATGTTGTTGGATCAATTGGTCAGTCTACTGGCCACCCAACTCCGGCTGTTCATGCCATTCCCTCCACCTCACCTCCAGGAAAGGAGCCTGCATCTAGTGACAGAAGCAATGGTCCTCGTAATCATCATAAGATTCTAGGAAGTGATTATGTACAACCATCTAAGCAGACAGCCCGAAGCATTTCTCAGTCTGGAATTGCAGGAGCTGGTGTATATTCTGAGCTGGTTAATTTCAGGCCCGCATCTATTAATGGAAGCACTGATCAGGCTCCAGATATGGGTGCTAATTATTCTTATCAGACTTTATCTGATAACCATTCTTCTAATAACAGAGCACATAATCAGCATAGCTTTCCTGAGGCAAAGCTGCCTTATAACCCTTCCATGGGTAATGATTTTGAGAAGGGAGCCCCAAGAGCTGGCTGTGCAAGGCCAAAGCAAAGTTTTTCTGGGCCCTCTGTTGTTGCTTCTGGTTCACCGTCGCAAATAAGGGATCAAGGACGTCCTGGTCAGCAGTATGCAAATTATCACTCTAATAATTTCAATTCAGAAGCCAGGCGGGATGAAGTTCAAACTCGGAACCCATCAGGTCTGAATGGCTTTAGTGGTTCTGGCAATAAATTTCAGAGTCCTACTGGAACAATAAAAGCTCATGGCGGAGGACCCCAATCTAACTTAAGATCATTGAAATCACTGAGGGCAGTTGAACAgtactaccacacactgcagcaGATGAAATGGGGTCCAATGACAGAACATGTCCTGGATAGTCTTCATTGCAAGATAGATGCATTCCAGGCTAATCAAGTACTCAAGCTTCTGCATGACCACACTATTGCTCTGGGTTTCTTTCAATGGTTAAAGCGGCAACCAGGGTTCAAGCATGATGGCCATACCTACACAACTATGATAGGCATCCTTGGACAAGCCAGGCAATTTGGTATAATGAGGAAGCTTCTTGAGGAGATGAGCAGAGCTCACTGCAAACCGACTGTGGTAACATACAACAGAATAATACACGCATATGGTCGTGCTAATTATCTAAGGGAGGCTGTTAAAGTATTTGAGGAAATGCAAGAGGCTGGTTATGAGCCTGATCGGGTTACATATTGTACATTGATTGATATCCATGCTAAGGCTGGATACCTGGATGTTGCAATGGATTTATATGGCAGGATGCAAGAGGTAGGCCTCTCACCAGATACATTCACCTACAGTGCCATGGTTAATTGCCTGGGAAAAGGTGGTCAATTGGCAGCTGCTTATAAACTTTTTTGTGAGATGATCGAAAATGGCTGCACACCGAACCTTGTTACTTACAACATCATGATTGCGCTCCAGGCCAAAGCAAGAAATTATGAAAATGTTGTTAAGCTGTACAAGGATATGCAAGTTGCTGGGTTTCGTCCTGACAAAATAACATACAGCATTGTTATGGAAGTTCTCGGCCATTGTGGCCATCTGGATGAGGCTGAGGCTGTGTTCATTGAGATGAGGCGTGATTGGGCTCCTGATGAGCCAGTATATGGTCTTTTGGTTGACCTCTGGGGCAAAGCTGGCAACGTCGACAAAGCACTAGGATGGTACCAAGCAATGCTTCAGGATGGTTTGCAGCCTAACGTGCCAACCTGCAATTCGCTCTTGAGTGCTTTTCTGAAGATAAACAGATTTCAAGATGCCTATATCGTGCTTCAGAACATGCTTGCCCAAGGACTTGTTCCATCTCTGCAGACTTACACCTTGCTGCTCAGCTGCTGCACTGAGGCTCAGGCACAGATGGGTTTATGCTGCCAGCTCATGTCGATCACTGGACACCCGGCTCACATGTTCTTGCTGTATTTACCTGATGCAGAACCTGGTGGCCAGAACGTCAGGGATCACACTGGTTATTTCTTGGACATGATGCACAGTGAGGACAGAGAGAGTAAAAGGGGTCTAATGGATGCTGTCATAGACTTTTTGCACAAGTCCGGCCTCAAGGAGGAAGCAGGCCTTATATGGGAAGTTGCTGCACAGAAGAACGTGTACCCGGATTCTGTGAGGGAGAAGAGCTCGTCTTATTGGCTTATCAACCTTCACCTGATGTCTGAGGGCACCGCAGTGACTGCCCTGTCCAGGACGCTTGCCTGGTTCCACAGGCAGATTCTGACAATGGGCACTGCCCCTGAAAGGATTGACATTGTCACCGGCTGGGGCAGGAGGAGCAGGGTGACTGGGTCCTCGCTGGTTAGACAGTCCGTTCAGAAGCTTCTGAACCTCTTCGAATTCCCATTCTTCACCACTCGCGGAAACACTGGCTGCTTCGTTGGCTGTGGAGAGCCGCTCAACAAATGGTTGCACAATCCTTATGTTGAGCGCATGCATTTGTTGTAG
- the LOC112885744 gene encoding uncharacterized protein LOC112885744 has protein sequence MRPSSDLLQPASSGGADSKLFGEMPPWPPPCLQPTLATARRTTAFSFSLSRRSNISSSSSSTPAFVCATPGDHAHEQQGDNEEQSLVVVGGGAAGVYASIRAKTLAPRLNVVVIEKGRFLSKVKVSGGGRCNVTNGHHLEPMGLARNYPRGNKELRGSFFAAHGPQDTMRWFTDHGVELKTEDDGRVFPLTDNSASVVDCLLNEARRLGVSLQAGKAVSSASVTQHGKFVLKVEKRTADLVDYINANYVLVATGSSQQGYSIAAQLGHSIISPVPSLFTFKVADKRLADLAGVTFPVVKAKLKLDGLQKNVPELSQTGPMLVTHWGLSGPVVLRLSAWGARELHQCNYQGKLMVDFVPDIHIEDVKGILFRYKDQHAKHKVNNTFPMEFGLVKRFWRFLLEQESLNGDMHWASMPNNHLNAIAVRLKQWMFEVVGKGQFKDEFVTAGGVPISEISLGTMESKKQPNLFFAGEVLNVDGVTGGFNFQNAWTGGYIAGTSIATLALTSNLQEPQSFFQLEGSQKKMWIER, from the exons ATGAGGCCGAGCTCCGACCTCCTCCAGCCAGCTTCCAGCGGAGGGGCAGATAGCAAGCTGTTCGGCGAAATgccgccgtggccgccgccgtgTCTCCAGCCCACCCTCGCCACCGCTCGCCGCACCACCGCCTTCTCCTTCTCCCTGAGCAGGAGGAGCAacatctcctcctcctcctcttcaacCCCCGCCTTCGTCTGCGCAACCCCGGGCGACCACGCCCACGAGCAGCAG GGGGACAACGAGGAGCAGTCGTTGGtcgtggtgggcggcggcgccgcgggggtcTATGCCTCCATAAGGGCCAAGACCCTGGCGCCCCGCCTCAACGTCGTCGTCATCGAGAAAGGGAGGTTCTTGTCCAAGGTCAAGGTCTCCGGCGGTGGCCGCTGCAACGTGACCAATGGCCATCATCTTGAGCCCATG GGACTGGCCAGAAATTATCCTAGGGGGAACAAGGAGCTCAGAGGATCGTTCTTTGCCGCTCATGGCCCGCAGGATACCATGCGTTGGTTCACAGACCATGGTGTGGAGCTTAAG ACGGAAGATGATGGAAGAGTCTTTCCTCTCACTGACAATTCAGCTTCAGTAGTAGACTGCCTGCTGAACGAAGCTAGGAGACTTGGAG TTTCTCTGCAGGCTGGCAAAGCTGTGTCTAGTGCATCTGTCACTCAGCATGGGAAGTTTGTCCTCAAGGTTGAGAAGCGTACTGCTGATCTTGTTGATTACATCAATGCTAACTATGTCTTGGTTGCTACAGGTAGCAGCCAGCAG GGCTATTCAATTGCTGCACAACTCGGCCACTCCATTATTTCACCAGTGCCCAGCTTATTCACATTTAAGGTTGCAGACAAGAGATTGGCTGATCTTGCTGGG GTTACATTTCCAGTAGTCAAAGCAAAATTGAAGCTAGATGGCCTGCAAAAAAATGTTCCGGAATTAAGTCAG ACTGGGCCTATGTTAGTTACGCATTGGGGGCTTAGTGGTCCGGTTGTTCTGCGTTTGTCTGCATGGGGAGCACGTGAACTGCATCAGTGCAACTACCAAG GAAAGCTTATGGTTGACTTTGTACCTGACATCCATATTGAGGACGTGAAGGGCATCCTGTTCCGCTACAAAGATCAGCATGCG AAGCACAAAGTAAATAACACCTTTCCCATGGAGTTTGGGCTAGTGAAGAGATTTTGGAGATTCCTGCTAGAACAGGAG AGTTTAAATGGTGATATGCACTGGGCCTCGATGCCAAATAATCATCTAAATGCAATAGCTGTTCGGTTAAAACAATGGATGTTTGAGGTTGTTGGGAAG GGCCAATTTAAAGATGAATTTGTGACTGCCGGAGGTGTTCCAATTTCAGAG ATATCACTTGGCACAATGGAAAGCAAGAAACAACCAAATCTGTTCTTTGCTGGAGAG GTACTTAATGTCGACGGGGTCACTGGCGGTTTCAATTTTCAG AATGCATGGACTGGTGGGTACATAGCTGGGACAAGCATAGCCACATTGGCATTGACAAGCAATCTCCAAGAGCCACAGTCGTTCTTCCAACTAGAAGGATCACAGAAGAAAATGTGGATTGAGCGATGA
- the LOC112885742 gene encoding plasma membrane ATPase 1: MAEKEGNLEAVLKEAVDLENCPLEEVFENLRCSREGLSTQQAQQRLEIFGPNKLEEKEESKVLKFLGFMWNPLSWVMEAAAIMAIALANGGGKPPDWQDFVGIITLLVINSTISFIEENNAGNAAAALMARLAPKAKVLRDGRWTEEEAAILVPGDIVSIKLGDIIPADARLLEGDPLKIDQSALTGESLPVTKGPGDGVYSGSTVKQGEIEAVVIATGVHTFFGKAAHLVDSTNQVGHFQKVLTSIGNFCICSIAVGMFVEIIVMYPIQHRAYRPGIDNLLVLLIGGIPIAMPTVLSVTMAIGSHRLSQQGAITKRMTAIEEMAGMDVLCSDKTGTLTLNKLTVDKNLVEVFERGITQDQVILMAARASRTENQDAIDTAIVGMLADPKEARAGIQEVHFLPFNPTDKRTALTYIDSDGKMFRVSKGAPEQILHLAHNKSEIERRVHAVIDKFAERGLRSLAVAYQEVPEGRKESPGGPWHFVGLMPLFDPPRHDSAETIRRALNLGVNVKMITGDQLAIGKETGRRLGMGTNMYPSSALLGQNKDESIAALPVDDLIEKADGFAGVFPEHKYEIVKRLQARKHICGMTGDGVNDAPALKKADIGIAVADATDAARSASDIVLTEPGLSVIISAVLTSRAIFQRMKNYTIYAVSITIRIVLGFMLLALIWKFDFPPFMVLIIAILNDGTIMTISKDRVKPSPLPDSWKLAEIFTTGVVLGGYQAMMTVIFFWAAYKTDFFPRIFHVESLEKTAQDDFQKLASAVYLQVSTISQALIFVTRSRSWSFIERPGFLLVFAFLVAQLIATLIAVYADWAFTSIKGIGWGWAGIVWLYNIIFYFPLDIIKFLIRYALSGKAWDLVIEQRIAFTRKKDFGKEERELKWAHAQRTLHGLQAPDAKMFPEKAGYNELNQMAEEAKRRAEIARLRELHTLKGHVESVVKLKGLDIETIQQSYTV; this comes from the exons ATGGCTGAGAAGGAGGGCAACCTCGAGGCCGTCCTCAAGGAGGCTGTCGACCTG GAGAACTGCCCCCTCGAGGAGGTGTTCGAGAATCTGAGATGCAGCCGCGAGGGTCTCTCCACCCAGCAGGCGCAGCAGCGCCTTGAAATCTTTGGCCCCAACAAGCTCGAGGAGAAGGAG GAGAGCAAAGTTCTCAAGTTTTTGGGATTCATGTGGAATCCACTCTCCTGGGTCATGGAGGCTGCAGCAATCATGGCCATTGCTCTTGCCAACGGAGGG GGGAAACCACCGGATTGGCAGGACTTTGTTGGTATCATAACTCTGCTTGTCATCAACTCAACAATTAGTTTCATCGAGGAAAACAATGCTGGTAATGCTGCGGCTGCCCTCATGGCTCGTCTTGCACCTAAAGCCAAG GTTCTTCGTGATGGCCGATGGACTGAGGAAGAGGCAGCCATTCTTGTACCAGGAGACATTGTCAGTATTAAACTAGGAGACATTATACCTGCAGATGCACGCCTCCTTGAGGGGGATCCTTTGAAGATCGATCAG TCTGCCCTTACTGGAGAATCACTCCCGGTCACCAAAGGTCCTGGTGACGGCGTCTATTCTGGTTCGACGGTCAAGCAAGGTGAAATTGAAGCTGTTGTGATTGCCACTGGTGTTCACACTTTCTTCGGAAAGGCTGCACACCTTGTTGACTCCACGAACCAAGTTGGCCATTTCCAGAAG GTCTTGACGTCTATTGGGAACTTCTGTATATGCTCAATTGCTGTGGGAATGTTTGTTGAGATCATTGTCATGTATCCTATCCAGCACAGGGCGTACCGCCCTGGGATCGACAATCTCCTTGTCCTTCTCATTGGAGGCATCCCCATAGCCATGCCAACAGTCTTATCTGTAACTATGGCTATTGGGTCGCACCGTTTGTCTCAACAG GGAGCTATCACAAAGAGAATGACTGCAATCGAGGAGATGGCTGGCATGGATGTTCTTTGCAGTGATAAAACTGGAACATTGACCCTGAACAAGCTTACTGTGGACAAGAACCTTGTTGAG GTTTTTGAAAGAGGCATTACTCAGGATCAAGTGATTCTCATGGCTGCTAGAGCATCTCGTACAGAAAACCAAGATGCTATTGATACTGCTATAGTTGGGATGCTAGCTGATCCGAAAGAG GCACGTGCTGGCATCCAAGAAGTTCACTTCCTGCCATTCAATCCTACTGACAAAAGAACAGCATTGACATACATCGACAGTGATGGCAAAATGTTCCGTGTTAGTAAGGGTGCACCTGAGCAG ATTCTCCATCTGGCTCACAACAAGTCAGAGATAGAGAGGAGGGTTCATGCTGTGATTGATAAATTTGCAGAGCGTGGACTTAGATCACTTGCTGTCGCATATCAG GAAGTACCTGAGGGGAGGAAAGAAAGTCCTGGTGGCCCATGGCACTTTGTTGGTCTCATGCCACTTTTTGACCCTCCAAGACATGACAGCGCTGAAACAATTCGAAGGGCACTCAACCTTGGAGTTAATGTCAAGATGATCACAG GTGATCAGCTGGCAATTGGAAAGGAAACAGGCCGTCGCCTTGGAATGGGTACAAATATGTATCCTTCTTCTGCTTTGTTAGGACAGAACAAGGATGAGTCTATTGCTGCTTTACCAGTTGATGATCTCATCGAGAAAGCTGATGGTTTTGCTGGTGTATTCCCTG AACACAAGTATGAAATTGTGAAACGTCTGCAAGCACGGAAGCATATCTGTGGAATGACTGGTGATGGAGTAAATGATGCTCCAGCCTTAAAGAAAGCTGATATTGGTATTGCTGTTGCTGACGCAACTGATGCAGCCAGGAGTGCTTCAGATATTGTCCTCACAGAACCTGGACTTAGTGTTATCATTAGTGCTGTGCTCACCAGTCGCGCAATTTTCCAGCGTATGAAGAATTACACG ATCTATGCTGTGTCGATAACCATCCGTATCGTG CTTGGATTTATGCTCCTTGCCCTCATTTGGAAATTTGATTTCCCACCATTCATGGTCCTAATCATAGCAATTCTAAATGATG GTACCATAATGACTATATCAAAGGATCGTGTAAAACCATCCCCACTACCTGACAGCTGGAAGCTGGCTGAAATTTTCACAACTGGAGTTGTCCTTGGTGGATATCAGGCAATGATGACTGTTATCTTCTTTTGGGCTGCATACAAGACAGACTTTTTCCCA AGAATATTTCATGTTGAAAGCCTTGAGAAGACTGCTCAAGATGATTTCCAGAAGCTTGCCTCTGCTGTTTACCTGCAAGTCAGCACCATCAGCCAAGCTCTCATCTTCGTGACAAGGTCCCGGAGCTGGTCATTTATTGAGCGACCAGGGTTTCTACTGGTCTTTGCATTCTTGGTTGCGCAGCTG ATTGCTACGCTGATTGCTGTGTACGCTGACTGGGCATTCACTTCAATCAAAGGCATTGGGTGGGGCTGGGCTGGTATTGTGTGGCTTTACAACATCATCTTCTACTTCCCGCTCGATATCATCAAGTTCCTAATCCGATATGCTCTTAGTGGGAAAGCATGGGATCTGGTCATTGAGCAAAGG ATTGCGTTCACAAGGAAGAAGGACTTTGGCAAGGAGGAGAGGGAGCTGAAGTGGGCACATGCACAGAGGACCCTCCATGGGCTGCAGGCACCGGATGCCAAGATGTTCCCAGAGAAGGCTGGTTACAATGAGCTGAACCAGATGGCTGAAGAGGCGAAGAGGAGGGCTGAGATTGCAAG ACTGCGGGAGCTTCACACACTCAAGGGACATGTGGAGTCTGTTGTGAAGCTGAAGGGGCTCGACATTGAGACCATCCAGCAGTCCTACACGGTTTGA
- the LOC112884121 gene encoding probable serine/threonine-protein kinase PBL28 → MGKALSRLILVLVAVPAGCKADHDFVSDGEYIMVKRSTFAVLIVFALLVVGFAIAITKYLRNKTKANEATAESLKSSSQGNRVHVEVTSRWSGLYRFTKEEIERAINYANSRIYLGSGSAGQVYQGVLPSGQLVAIKHIHKTAMSGSFVREVEQLSKVRHPNLVCLFGYCDQEGDQYLVYEYCANGNLAQNLLRSDSVLPWEARVKILRDCASVLRFLHTHPDGCIVHRDIKLTNILLTENKVPKLSDFGLAKMLEMEETKVFTDVRGTIGYMDPEYITHSKLTCSSDIYSFGVVALQLLSGRKVIELDIVARDSLTKKAKDVVNGKKPLEEFIDPRVRNEVIIEDFVLILEIAVLCVASSSTGRPTIKDVFEEMDKAQRNTTIKTKARKEMTAANLDVPYAKVLDV, encoded by the exons ATGGGGAAAGCATTATCTCGTCTGATTCTGGTTCTGGTGGCTGTCCCTGCAGGCTGCAAGGCGGATCATGATTTTGTGTCAG ACGGCGAGTACATCATGGTAAAAC GTAGCACATTTGCTGTCCTGATAGTTTTCGCATTACTGGTGGTTGGCTTCGCCATTGCGATCACCAAATACCTAAGGAACAAGACCAAAGCCAATGAGGCTACTGCAGAGTCACTGAAATCATCATCTCAAG GCAACAGGGTGCATGTGGAGGTGACCAGTAGGTGGTCGGGCTTGTACAGGTTCACCAAGGAGGAGATTGAGAGAGCGATCAATTATGCGAACAGCAGGATCTACCTTGGCTCTGGTAGCGCAGGCCAGGTGTACCAGGGCGTGTTACCAAGCGGTCAGCTTGTCGCGATCAAGCACATCCACAAGACCGCGATGTCGGGATCCTTCGTGAGGGAGGTGGAGCAGCTGTCCAAGGTGAGGCATCCCAACCTGGTGTGCCTCTTTGGGTACTGTGATCAGGAGGGAGATCAGTACCTGGTGTATGAGTACTGTGCCAATGGGAACTTGGCCCAGAACCTACTGA GAAGTGACTCTGTTCTACCATGGGAAGCAAGGGTGAAGATCCTTAGGGATTGTGCATCCGTCCTGAGGTTCCTTCACACACACCCTGATGGTTGTATTGTCCATAGAGACATCAAG CTCACAAACATCTTGCTGACAGAGAATAAGGTGCCAAAGCTATCCGATTTTGGGTTGGCCAAAATGCTGGAAATGGAGGAGACCAAGGTGTTCACAGATGTAAGGGGAACCATTGGGTATATGGATCCCGAGTACATCACACACTCCAAGCTCACTTGTTCCAGTGACATATACAGCTTTGGTGTGGTTGCGCTGCAGCTTCTGTCAGGGAGGAAGGTCATAGAACTCGACATTGTTGCACGTGATTCTCTTACAAAGAAG GCCAAGGATGTCGTCAATGGGAAAAAACCACTGGAAGAATTCATAGACCCACGTGTTAGGAATGAAGTTATCATAGAAGATTTCGTGTTGATATTGGAAATTGCAGTCCTTTGTGTGGCCAGTTCAAGCACAGGGCGTCCCACAATAAAGGATGTGTTCGAGGAGATGGACAAAGCTCAGAGAAATACAACCATAAAG ACTAAGGCAAGGAAGGAGATGACTGCGGCAAATCTGGACGTTCCATATGCTAAAGTGCTGGATGTATAG
- the LOC112886480 gene encoding 1,4-dihydroxy-2-naphthoyl-CoA thioesterase 1-like, protein MDNTRRRQSTSSSSTKTAELDPVLHSIGFEIEEVSPSQLTGRLPVTARCCQPFKVLHGGVSALVAEGLASMGAHMASDYRRVAGVSLSINHFRSAAVGDVVLARAAPVYVGRSTQVWEVKLWKEDPSAPGKKGPQISESRVTLLCNLPVPERLKNAGDALKKYAATSRL, encoded by the exons ATGGATAATActcgccggcggcagagcaccagcagcagcagcactaaGACGGCTGAGCTCGACCCTGTGCTCCACTCGATCGGCTTCGAGATCGAGGAGGTGTCGCCGTCGCAGCTGACGGGCCGCCTCCCCGTCACCGCCAGGTGCTGCCAGCCCTTCAAGGTGCTCCACGGCGGCGTCTCCGCCCTCGTCGCCGAGGGCCTGGCAAGCATGGGCGCACACATGGCATCGGACTACCGCCGCGTCGCCGGAGTCAGCCTCAGCATCAACCACTTCCGCAGCGCCGCCGTGGGGGACGTCGTACTGGCCCGCGCCGCACCAGTCTACGTCGGACGCTCAACACAG GTGTGGGAGGTGAAGCTGTGGAAGGAGGACCCGTcggcgccggggaagaagggtCCTCAGATCTCGGAGTCGAGGGTGACGCTGCTCTGCAACCTGCCCGTGCCGGAGAGACTCAAGAACGCCGGCGACGCGCTCAAGAAGTACGCCGCCACCAGCAGATTGTAG